One part of the Schistocerca piceifrons isolate TAMUIC-IGC-003096 chromosome 2, iqSchPice1.1, whole genome shotgun sequence genome encodes these proteins:
- the LOC124777055 gene encoding zinc finger protein 850-like isoform X2, whose amino-acid sequence MIALNGWTFTSSDGKVIEGSVDSVTHDGICGENDSTATETVKQSDECLSDISLPATSLADDGPVNLVPFYNENSPFKLSDVPLDMSILHDSGSVSERSVKPAKSAQPLYGGNNLNVPVMLQDKQRTAVSGINERCDHSASAFSSDDFSGSETETDIEVNGSGRLFDSDYDIKIDIFDEYEDLEIEEGSRPLSPTRNEDSINNLTVAENSSMECSSRCVLGAASSQNKVVKKECINDSLACVTEDLNNTFENEIMPCTSDKNCTLACTDTHSHKNNQSVFDDTNKVNDKCSEITASDHNVVEFSKTLTCSAEYNDSADLGNSVDCHKGNRTLQEVFVPLVETGSAEYRHGICGIAVTNMSTVDELSSLHRNSSPLCKISEKEELLENSKIYCGVKSVCNPAPKMKIERLDPNSLTVCTSASEIISNQIIRKDTVPVYRCAITCVTRSGGFFKAKVDPGPLKDATISKVAERRFFCESCGKGYKKKSHLERHLRAHTGERPFQCSYCTKRFAVRSILKQHVRIHTGEKPYCCSVCLQRFPQKSGLMTHMMLHTGKPFKCDLCEKSFVSNHKLLQHLKSHESQNIYSCSECKTKFFTEGALREHGKIHSEAKLERPAWQVDFLQKDF is encoded by the coding sequence ATGATTGCCTTAAATGGTTGGACATTTACGAGCAGTGACGGAAAAGTGATTGAAGGTAGTGTAGATTCTGTAACTCACGACGGAATATGTGGTGAAAATGACTCCACGGCGACGGAAACGGTGAAACAATCCGATGAATGTCTATCAGACATTTCATTACCAGCGACATCCTTGGCTGATGACGGTCCAGTCAATTTAGTTCCTTTCTACAACGAAAACTCTCCTTTTAAATTATCAGATGTACCATTGGATATGAGCATTTTACATGACAGTGGTAGCGTTAGTGAAAGAAGTGTGAAGCCAGCAAAGAGTGCACAGCCACTGTATGGTGGAAATAATTTAAATGTACCCGTGATGCTTCAAGACAAACAAAGGACTGCGGTAAGTGGTATAAATGAACGATGTGATCACTCAGCTTCTGCATTCTCGAGTGATGATTTcagtggttctgaaactgaaactgataTAGAGGTTAATGGAAGTGGACGATTATTCGATAGTGACTATGATATCAAGATAGATATTTTTGATGAATATGAAGACCTAGAAATAGAAGAAGGTAGCAGACCTCTTAGCCCAACCAGAAATGAGGATAGTATCAACAATTTGACAGTTGCTGAAAATAGCAGTATGGAATGCAGTAGTAGATGCGTTTTAGGAGCGGCAAGTTCCCAGAATAAAGTGGTGAAGAAAGAATGCATAAATGACTCTTTAGCTTGTGTTACAGAAGACCTGAATAAtacttttgaaaatgaaattatgCCCTGTACAAGTGATAAGAATTGCACGTTGGCATGTACAGATACACATTCTCACAAAAATAATCAGTCTGTATTTGATGACACAAACAAAGTGAATGATAAATGCAGTGAGATTACAGCCTCAGATCACAATGTTGTGGAGTTTTCAAAAACACTTACCTGCAGTGCAGAGTACAATGATTCAGCTGATTTGGGTAACAGTGTGGACTGTCACAAGGGAAACCGTACTCTACAAGAGGTATTTGTACCTTTGGTAGAAACTGGCAGTGCAGAATACAGGCATGGTATCTGTGGTATTGCTGTAACAAACATGTCAACGGTTGATGAACTGAGCTCCCTGCACAGAAATTCAAGCCCCCTATGTAAAATATCTGAAAAGGAAGAACTCTTAGAAAACAGCAAAATTTATTGTGGGGTTAAATCTGTCTGTAACCCAGCACCTAAAATGAAAATTGAAAGACTTGATCCAAATAGTCTCACTGTTTGTACTTCTGCTTCAGAAATTATTTCCAACCAAATAATCAGAAAAGACACTGTTCCAGTTTACAGGTGTGCAATTACATGTGTTACGCGCTCAGGTGGTTTCTTTAAAGCAAAAGTTGATCCAGGTCCTTTGAAAGATGCAACCATTAGTAAAGTAGCAGAAAGGCGTTTCTTTTGTGAATCTTGTGGTAAGGGTTATAAAAAGAAATCGCATCTCGAAAGGCATTTGCGAGCTCATACTGGAGAGCGCCCATTTCAGTGTTCGTACTGTACCAAACGATTTGCTGTAAGATCGATATTGAAACAGCATGTCCGCATCCATACAGGTGAGAAACCATACTGTTGTTCGGTTTGCCTACAGCGCTTTCCCCAAAAATCTGGCTTGATGACACATATGATGCTCCACACTGGGAAACCATTCAAATGTGATCTATGTGAGAAATCATTTGTGTCAAACCACAAGCTGTTGCAACATTTAAAATCACATGAAAGCCAAAATATTTATTCCTGCTCAGAGTGCAAAACAAAGTTTTTCACAGAAGGAGCATTGCGGGAACATGGGAAGATACACAGTGAAGCAAAGCTTGAGCGTCCTGCATGGCAAGTGGATTTTTTGCAAAAAGATTTCTGA
- the LOC124777055 gene encoding putative zinc finger protein 286B isoform X1: protein MEAAPHTDCGDSKMPLLKGTTANYICHICRQSHENLITLHRHHVSAHTSEELSFAMIALNGWTFTSSDGKVIEGSVDSVTHDGICGENDSTATETVKQSDECLSDISLPATSLADDGPVNLVPFYNENSPFKLSDVPLDMSILHDSGSVSERSVKPAKSAQPLYGGNNLNVPVMLQDKQRTAVSGINERCDHSASAFSSDDFSGSETETDIEVNGSGRLFDSDYDIKIDIFDEYEDLEIEEGSRPLSPTRNEDSINNLTVAENSSMECSSRCVLGAASSQNKVVKKECINDSLACVTEDLNNTFENEIMPCTSDKNCTLACTDTHSHKNNQSVFDDTNKVNDKCSEITASDHNVVEFSKTLTCSAEYNDSADLGNSVDCHKGNRTLQEVFVPLVETGSAEYRHGICGIAVTNMSTVDELSSLHRNSSPLCKISEKEELLENSKIYCGVKSVCNPAPKMKIERLDPNSLTVCTSASEIISNQIIRKDTVPVYRCAITCVTRSGGFFKAKVDPGPLKDATISKVAERRFFCESCGKGYKKKSHLERHLRAHTGERPFQCSYCTKRFAVRSILKQHVRIHTGEKPYCCSVCLQRFPQKSGLMTHMMLHTGKPFKCDLCEKSFVSNHKLLQHLKSHESQNIYSCSECKTKFFTEGALREHGKIHSEAKLERPAWQVDFLQKDF from the exons ATGGAGGCGGCCCCTCACACGGACTGTGGAGATAGTAAG ATGCCTCTATTGAAAGGAACGACAGCAAATTATATTTGTCATATTTGTCGGCAATCTCATGAAAATCTCATAACTCTTCACAGGCACCATGTGTCTGCTCATACCTCAGAGGAACTTTCCTTCGCCATGATTGCCTTAAATGGTTGGACATTTACGAGCAGTGACGGAAAAGTGATTGAAGGTAGTGTAGATTCTGTAACTCACGACGGAATATGTGGTGAAAATGACTCCACGGCGACGGAAACGGTGAAACAATCCGATGAATGTCTATCAGACATTTCATTACCAGCGACATCCTTGGCTGATGACGGTCCAGTCAATTTAGTTCCTTTCTACAACGAAAACTCTCCTTTTAAATTATCAGATGTACCATTGGATATGAGCATTTTACATGACAGTGGTAGCGTTAGTGAAAGAAGTGTGAAGCCAGCAAAGAGTGCACAGCCACTGTATGGTGGAAATAATTTAAATGTACCCGTGATGCTTCAAGACAAACAAAGGACTGCGGTAAGTGGTATAAATGAACGATGTGATCACTCAGCTTCTGCATTCTCGAGTGATGATTTcagtggttctgaaactgaaactgataTAGAGGTTAATGGAAGTGGACGATTATTCGATAGTGACTATGATATCAAGATAGATATTTTTGATGAATATGAAGACCTAGAAATAGAAGAAGGTAGCAGACCTCTTAGCCCAACCAGAAATGAGGATAGTATCAACAATTTGACAGTTGCTGAAAATAGCAGTATGGAATGCAGTAGTAGATGCGTTTTAGGAGCGGCAAGTTCCCAGAATAAAGTGGTGAAGAAAGAATGCATAAATGACTCTTTAGCTTGTGTTACAGAAGACCTGAATAAtacttttgaaaatgaaattatgCCCTGTACAAGTGATAAGAATTGCACGTTGGCATGTACAGATACACATTCTCACAAAAATAATCAGTCTGTATTTGATGACACAAACAAAGTGAATGATAAATGCAGTGAGATTACAGCCTCAGATCACAATGTTGTGGAGTTTTCAAAAACACTTACCTGCAGTGCAGAGTACAATGATTCAGCTGATTTGGGTAACAGTGTGGACTGTCACAAGGGAAACCGTACTCTACAAGAGGTATTTGTACCTTTGGTAGAAACTGGCAGTGCAGAATACAGGCATGGTATCTGTGGTATTGCTGTAACAAACATGTCAACGGTTGATGAACTGAGCTCCCTGCACAGAAATTCAAGCCCCCTATGTAAAATATCTGAAAAGGAAGAACTCTTAGAAAACAGCAAAATTTATTGTGGGGTTAAATCTGTCTGTAACCCAGCACCTAAAATGAAAATTGAAAGACTTGATCCAAATAGTCTCACTGTTTGTACTTCTGCTTCAGAAATTATTTCCAACCAAATAATCAGAAAAGACACTGTTCCAGTTTACAGGTGTGCAATTACATGTGTTACGCGCTCAGGTGGTTTCTTTAAAGCAAAAGTTGATCCAGGTCCTTTGAAAGATGCAACCATTAGTAAAGTAGCAGAAAGGCGTTTCTTTTGTGAATCTTGTGGTAAGGGTTATAAAAAGAAATCGCATCTCGAAAGGCATTTGCGAGCTCATACTGGAGAGCGCCCATTTCAGTGTTCGTACTGTACCAAACGATTTGCTGTAAGATCGATATTGAAACAGCATGTCCGCATCCATACAGGTGAGAAACCATACTGTTGTTCGGTTTGCCTACAGCGCTTTCCCCAAAAATCTGGCTTGATGACACATATGATGCTCCACACTGGGAAACCATTCAAATGTGATCTATGTGAGAAATCATTTGTGTCAAACCACAAGCTGTTGCAACATTTAAAATCACATGAAAGCCAAAATATTTATTCCTGCTCAGAGTGCAAAACAAAGTTTTTCACAGAAGGAGCATTGCGGGAACATGGGAAGATACACAGTGAAGCAAAGCTTGAGCGTCCTGCATGGCAAGTGGATTTTTTGCAAAAAGATTTCTGA